In Streptomyces chartreusis NRRL 3882, the following are encoded in one genomic region:
- a CDS encoding carbohydrate ABC transporter permease, with translation MQHGKYRFIVGFLALPLGLYALFVIWPFIQSIYYSFTDWTGLSPEFKMVGFDNYRRMLDDEIFWKSLQHSLLFALLLPVVTISLALFFAFMINVGGRKRKNGPAISGVRGSSFYKIVYFFPQVLSIAIVALLFAFAYNPDSGAINSVLRGIGLDGVQPLWLGDPDLALWAVMAVLVWSTVGFFVVLFSAGMASIPAEMYEAALLDGAGRATTFFRITLPLLWDTVQSGWVYMGILALGAESFAVVQIMTTGPGGPDYSTTVMVLYVYQKAFRDGQAAYATTIGVALLVVTLAFAAVVMRLGRRERLEY, from the coding sequence ATGCAGCACGGCAAGTACCGGTTCATCGTGGGCTTCCTCGCGCTGCCCCTGGGACTGTACGCGCTCTTCGTGATCTGGCCGTTCATCCAGTCCATCTACTACTCGTTCACGGACTGGACCGGCCTGAGTCCCGAATTCAAGATGGTCGGTTTCGACAACTACAGGCGGATGCTCGACGACGAGATCTTCTGGAAGTCGTTGCAGCACAGCCTGCTGTTCGCGCTCCTGCTGCCGGTCGTGACGATCAGCCTGGCGCTGTTCTTCGCCTTCATGATCAATGTCGGTGGCAGAAAGAGGAAGAACGGCCCGGCCATCTCCGGCGTCCGGGGCTCCTCCTTCTACAAGATCGTCTACTTCTTCCCACAGGTGCTGTCCATCGCCATCGTCGCGCTGCTGTTCGCGTTCGCGTACAACCCGGACAGCGGCGCGATCAACTCGGTCCTGCGCGGTATCGGGCTGGACGGCGTCCAGCCGCTCTGGCTCGGCGACCCCGACCTCGCGCTGTGGGCCGTGATGGCGGTGCTCGTGTGGTCCACGGTCGGCTTCTTCGTGGTCCTCTTCTCCGCCGGCATGGCCTCCATCCCGGCGGAGATGTACGAGGCCGCGCTGCTGGACGGGGCGGGCCGGGCCACGACGTTCTTCCGCATCACCCTGCCCCTGCTCTGGGACACCGTGCAGTCGGGCTGGGTGTACATGGGCATCCTCGCCCTGGGCGCCGAGTCGTTCGCGGTCGTCCAGATCATGACGACCGGGCCGGGCGGTCCCGACTACTCGACCACCGTCATGGTCCTGTACGTGTACCAGAAGGCGTTCCGCGACGGGCAGGCCGCCTACGCCACCACCATCGGTGTCGCCCTGCTCGTCGTCACGCTGGCCTTCGCCGCCGTGGTGATGCGGCTGGGCCGTCGCGAGCGGCTGGAGTACTGA
- a CDS encoding carbohydrate ABC transporter permease produces the protein MKTTQTPAPVPAESGAPVTKTDIPPGPPPKEKKEGTVLNAFSHGILVIWAVMVVMPLLWAVMTSFKDDRSIFSSPWSLPDTLHFDNWSRAWTEANMSDYFLNTVLVVGGSLIGTLVLGSMAAYVLARFDFPGNRFIYYLFIGGMSFPIMLALVPLFYVVNNMGLLNTIHGLILVYIAYSLPFTVFFLTAFFRTLPTSVAEAAFVDGASHSRTFFQIMLPMAKPGLVSVGIFNFLGQWNQYMLPTVLNTDPDKRVLTQGLVQLAVSQGYKGDWSGLFAGLVMAMLPVLAAYIVFQRQVVQGLTAGALK, from the coding sequence ATGAAGACGACACAGACCCCCGCGCCCGTGCCGGCCGAGTCCGGTGCACCCGTCACCAAGACGGACATCCCGCCGGGACCGCCCCCGAAGGAGAAGAAGGAAGGCACGGTCCTCAACGCCTTCTCCCACGGCATCCTCGTCATCTGGGCGGTCATGGTGGTCATGCCGCTGCTGTGGGCGGTGATGACGTCCTTCAAGGACGACCGGTCCATCTTCAGCTCCCCCTGGTCGCTGCCGGACACGCTGCACTTCGACAACTGGTCGCGGGCGTGGACCGAGGCCAACATGAGCGACTACTTCCTCAACACCGTCCTGGTGGTGGGTGGTTCGCTCATCGGCACGCTGGTCCTCGGCTCGATGGCGGCGTACGTCCTGGCCCGCTTCGACTTCCCGGGCAACCGCTTCATCTACTACCTGTTCATCGGCGGCATGAGCTTCCCGATCATGCTGGCGCTGGTCCCGCTGTTCTACGTCGTGAACAACATGGGCCTGCTGAACACCATCCACGGGCTGATCCTGGTCTACATCGCCTACTCGCTGCCGTTCACGGTGTTCTTCCTGACGGCGTTCTTCCGGACCCTGCCGACGTCGGTGGCGGAGGCGGCCTTCGTCGACGGCGCCTCGCACAGCCGTACGTTCTTCCAGATCATGCTGCCCATGGCCAAGCCGGGCCTGGTCAGCGTCGGGATCTTCAACTTCCTGGGCCAGTGGAACCAGTACATGCTCCCCACGGTCCTGAACACCGACCCCGACAAGCGCGTCCTCACCCAGGGCCTCGTGCAGTTGGCGGTCAGCCAGGGCTACAAGGGCGACTGGTCGGGTCTCTTCGCCGGCCTGGTGATGGCGATGCTGCCGGTGCTCGCCGCGTACATCGTCTTCCAGCGGCAGGTGGTCCAGGGCCTGACGGCGGGGGCGCTGAAATA
- a CDS encoding GH92 family glycosyl hydrolase, translated as MQRKARHRWGAAVVSATAFAVTLGSQGVAVALPEAPEKADRRFASSFEADDPVPDWLNSVDTDPDGGKRASGVDGGYSSGIPGSVTDHVTDVRASAENTGGGEVKENLADGEPSTKWLTFEPTGWVEFDLDEPVKLARYALTSANDHDERDPKDWTLKGSADGKDWKTLDTRSGESFSERFRTKTYDVAEPAEYQHFRLDVTGNNGGDLLQLADVQFSTGGSDGPVPKDMLSLVDRGPSGSPTAKAGAGFTGKRALRYAGRHTADGRAYSYNKVFDVNVAVGRNTRLAYRVFPSMADGDLDYDATHVSVDLAFTDGTHLSDLGATDQHGFPLTPRGQGAAKVLYVNQWNDVAARIGSVAAGKTVDRILVAYDSPKGPARFRGWLDDVTIESVVPERPKAHLSDYAVTTRGTNSSGGFSRGNNFPATAVPHGFNFWTPVTNSGSLSWLYDYARANNADNLPTIQAFSASHEPSPWMGDRQTFQVMPSAAPGIPDTGREARELAFRHENETARPYYYGVRFENGLTAEMAPTDHAAALRFTYPGDDASVLFDNVTDQAGLTLDRENGIVTGYSDVKSGLSTGATRLFVYGEFDKPVTEGSSSGVKGYLRFEADDRTVTLRLATSLISIDQAKDNLRQEIPDGTSFEAVKRGARRQWDRLLGKVEVEGATPDQLTTLYSSLYRLYLYPNSGFEKVGGTYRYASPFSPMPNPDTPTHTGAKIVDGKVYVNNGFWDTYRTTWPAYSFLTPSRAGELVDGFVQQYKDGGWTSRWSSPGYADLMTGTSSDVAFADAYVKGVDFDAKAAYEAAVKNATVVPPNSGVGRKGMATSPFLGYTSTETHEGLSWALEGYLNDYGISRMGHKLYEETGERRYMDESEYFLNRARDYVHLFDPKAGFFQGRDAEGDWRVESSAYDPRVWGHDYTETNGWGYAFTAPQDSRGLANLYGGRKGLAGKLDAYFSTPETASPEFVGSYGGVIHEMTEARDVRMGMYGHSNQVAHHAVYMYDAAGQPWKAQEKVREVLSRLYTGSEIGQGYHGDEDNGEQSAWYLFSALGFYPLVMGSGEYAIGSPLFRKATVHLENGRELVVKAPENSARNVYVQGLKVNGRTWTKTSLPHSLLARGGVLEFDMGPRPSSWGTGRHAAPVSITRDDEVPAPRADVLDGAGALFDDTSATDAAVTSVDLPVPERAEAVQYTLTSPADRARAPAGWTLQGSSDGTAWRTLDRRSGESFAWDRQTRAFSVRSPGTYEKYRLVLDGEGSLAEVELLA; from the coding sequence ATGCAACGGAAAGCTCGGCACAGATGGGGTGCGGCGGTCGTGTCGGCGACCGCCTTCGCTGTGACCCTGGGGTCCCAGGGCGTTGCGGTCGCACTGCCCGAAGCCCCCGAGAAGGCCGACCGGAGGTTCGCGTCCTCCTTCGAGGCGGACGACCCGGTTCCGGACTGGCTGAACAGCGTCGACACGGACCCGGACGGCGGCAAACGCGCCTCGGGGGTCGACGGCGGCTACAGCAGCGGCATACCGGGCAGTGTGACCGACCACGTCACCGATGTCCGGGCGAGCGCCGAGAACACGGGCGGCGGCGAGGTGAAGGAGAACCTCGCCGACGGCGAGCCGAGCACCAAGTGGCTCACTTTCGAGCCCACCGGCTGGGTGGAGTTCGACCTGGACGAGCCGGTCAAACTGGCGCGATACGCACTGACGTCGGCCAACGACCACGACGAGCGCGACCCGAAGGACTGGACTCTGAAGGGCTCCGCCGACGGCAAGGACTGGAAGACGCTCGACACCCGCTCCGGGGAGTCCTTCTCCGAACGGTTCCGGACCAAGACGTACGACGTGGCGGAACCGGCCGAGTACCAGCACTTCCGGCTCGACGTCACCGGCAACAACGGCGGCGACCTCCTCCAGCTCGCCGACGTGCAGTTCTCCACGGGCGGCAGCGACGGGCCCGTCCCGAAGGACATGCTCTCCCTCGTCGACCGAGGCCCGAGCGGCTCCCCCACCGCCAAGGCGGGCGCCGGATTCACCGGAAAGCGCGCCCTGCGTTACGCCGGTCGGCACACCGCCGACGGGCGGGCGTACTCGTACAACAAGGTCTTCGACGTGAACGTGGCCGTCGGCCGGAACACGCGGCTGGCCTATCGCGTCTTCCCGTCGATGGCGGACGGCGACCTCGACTACGACGCGACGCACGTCTCCGTCGACCTCGCCTTCACCGACGGCACCCATCTGAGCGACCTGGGGGCGACGGACCAGCACGGCTTCCCGCTGACCCCGCGGGGGCAGGGCGCGGCGAAGGTCCTCTACGTCAACCAGTGGAACGACGTGGCCGCGCGCATCGGGTCGGTGGCGGCCGGCAAGACCGTGGACCGGATCCTGGTGGCGTACGACTCGCCGAAGGGTCCGGCGAGGTTCCGGGGCTGGCTGGACGACGTGACCATCGAGTCCGTCGTTCCCGAGCGGCCGAAGGCGCATCTGTCCGACTACGCGGTGACGACGCGCGGCACCAACTCCAGCGGCGGCTTCTCGCGGGGCAACAACTTCCCGGCGACGGCGGTGCCGCACGGCTTCAACTTCTGGACGCCGGTGACCAACTCGGGCTCGCTGAGCTGGCTGTACGACTACGCACGCGCGAACAACGCGGACAACCTGCCGACGATCCAGGCGTTCAGCGCGAGCCACGAGCCGAGTCCCTGGATGGGTGACCGGCAGACCTTCCAGGTGATGCCGTCAGCCGCCCCGGGCATCCCGGACACCGGCCGTGAGGCGCGGGAGCTGGCCTTCCGGCACGAGAACGAGACCGCACGGCCGTACTACTACGGGGTGCGGTTCGAGAACGGGCTGACGGCCGAGATGGCGCCGACCGACCACGCGGCGGCGCTGCGCTTCACCTACCCCGGCGACGACGCGAGCGTCCTCTTCGACAACGTCACCGACCAGGCGGGCCTGACCCTCGACCGGGAGAACGGGATCGTCACCGGCTACTCGGACGTGAAGTCCGGGCTGTCGACGGGCGCGACCCGGCTGTTCGTCTACGGCGAGTTCGACAAGCCGGTCACCGAGGGCTCCTCGTCCGGTGTGAAGGGCTACCTCCGCTTCGAGGCCGACGACCGGACCGTCACCCTGCGCCTGGCGACCTCGCTCATCAGCATCGACCAGGCCAAGGACAACCTCCGCCAGGAGATCCCGGACGGCACCTCCTTCGAGGCGGTGAAGCGCGGCGCCCGGCGGCAGTGGGACCGGCTGCTCGGCAAGGTGGAGGTCGAGGGCGCGACCCCGGACCAGCTGACGACGCTGTACTCCAGCCTGTACCGGCTGTACCTGTACCCGAACTCCGGTTTCGAGAAGGTCGGCGGTACGTACCGGTACGCCTCGCCCTTCTCCCCCATGCCGAACCCGGACACCCCGACGCACACCGGCGCGAAGATCGTCGACGGCAAGGTGTACGTCAACAACGGCTTCTGGGACACCTACCGGACGACGTGGCCGGCGTACTCGTTCCTCACGCCCAGCAGGGCGGGTGAGCTGGTCGACGGGTTCGTGCAGCAGTACAAGGACGGCGGCTGGACCTCCCGCTGGTCCTCCCCCGGCTACGCCGACCTCATGACGGGCACGTCCTCGGACGTGGCCTTCGCGGACGCGTACGTCAAGGGCGTCGACTTCGACGCGAAGGCGGCGTACGAAGCGGCCGTGAAGAACGCGACGGTCGTGCCCCCGAACTCGGGCGTCGGCCGCAAGGGCATGGCCACCTCCCCCTTCCTCGGCTACACGAGCACCGAGACCCACGAGGGCCTGTCCTGGGCGCTGGAGGGCTACCTCAACGACTACGGCATCTCCCGCATGGGCCACAAGCTCTACGAGGAGACCGGCGAGCGGCGCTACATGGACGAGTCCGAGTACTTCCTGAACCGCGCCCGCGACTATGTGCACCTCTTCGACCCGAAGGCCGGCTTCTTCCAGGGCCGCGACGCCGAGGGCGACTGGCGGGTCGAGTCCTCGGCGTACGACCCGCGCGTGTGGGGCCACGACTACACCGAGACCAATGGGTGGGGGTACGCCTTCACCGCCCCGCAGGACAGCCGGGGTCTGGCCAACCTGTACGGCGGCCGCAAGGGCCTCGCCGGCAAGCTCGACGCGTACTTCTCCACGCCTGAGACGGCCTCCCCCGAGTTCGTCGGCTCGTACGGCGGTGTCATCCACGAGATGACCGAGGCGCGGGACGTGCGGATGGGCATGTACGGGCACTCCAACCAGGTCGCCCACCACGCCGTCTACATGTACGACGCGGCCGGGCAGCCCTGGAAGGCACAGGAGAAGGTCCGCGAGGTGCTGTCCCGGCTGTACACCGGCAGCGAGATCGGCCAGGGGTACCACGGCGACGAGGACAACGGCGAGCAGTCGGCCTGGTACCTGTTCTCCGCGCTCGGCTTCTACCCGCTGGTGATGGGCAGCGGCGAGTACGCGATCGGCTCCCCGCTGTTCAGGAAGGCGACCGTCCATCTGGAGAACGGGCGCGAGCTGGTGGTGAAGGCGCCGGAGAACAGCGCGCGGAACGTGTACGTGCAGGGGCTGAAGGTCAACGGCCGGACGTGGACGAAGACCTCGCTGCCCCACTCGCTTCTCGCCCGGGGCGGTGTGCTGGAGTTCGACATGGGCCCACGGCCGTCGTCGTGGGGCACGGGCAGGCACGCGGCGCCGGTGTCGATCACGCGGGACGACGAGGTTCCGGCGCCCCGCGCGGACGTGCTCGACGGTGCGGGTGCCCTGTTCGACGACACGTCGGCGACGGACGCGGCGGTGACGTCCGTGGACCTGCCGGTCCCCGAGCGCGCCGAGGCGGTCCAGTACACGCTGACGTCGCCGGCGGACCGGGCGAGGGCACCGGCCGGCTGGACGCTCCAGGGCTCCTCCGACGGCACGGCCTGGCGGACGCTGGACCGGCGCTCCGGGGAGTCCTTCGCCTGGGACAGACAGACACGCGCGTTCAGCGTGAGGTCACCGGGTACGTACGAGAAGTACCGCCTGGTCCTCGACGGCGAGGGCTCGCTGGCGGAGGTCGAACTGCTCGCCTGA
- a CDS encoding beta-galactosidase trimerization domain-containing protein produces MTAPRTPKIPYGGDYNPEQWPETVRDDDHRLFTRAGIDTLTVGVFTWSLTQPAPDTYDFTVLDGVLDRAATEGRQVCLATGTAALPPWLAKRHPEVNRTEKYHGAVIGHAGRDDTRVFREVAELGQELAALGDRTLGARTPARTALLFDWDSWWALEISDGPSRLVKYPDVVHAYYRAAREAGADVDVIGQTADLSPYDVVLAPALHMVKGDLATRLEDVAARGGTVLTTFLSGRVDEHDRAFLTDVPGPLAPLMGIRVDEWDARPPDFIQPVPELPAEARLVFEIVLPRGAEPVATYGTDFYAGTPAVTRHPFGDGEGWYVATALDQPGVDQVVRRILTRHDLLGPYADHPVVETATRVAPDGTRLLFLLNHAPEPALLTAHTTATDLLAGKRVEQGEPLVLDPLGVAILQ; encoded by the coding sequence ATGACCGCGCCCCGCACGCCGAAGATCCCGTACGGCGGTGACTACAACCCCGAGCAGTGGCCCGAGACCGTCCGGGACGACGATCACCGCCTGTTCACCCGGGCCGGCATCGACACCCTCACCGTCGGCGTCTTCACCTGGTCCCTCACCCAACCCGCCCCGGACACCTACGACTTCACGGTCCTGGACGGTGTCCTGGACCGGGCCGCCACCGAGGGGCGCCAGGTCTGCCTGGCCACCGGCACCGCAGCCCTCCCGCCCTGGCTCGCCAAGCGGCACCCCGAGGTCAACCGCACCGAGAAGTACCACGGGGCCGTCATCGGCCACGCCGGCCGCGACGACACCCGGGTCTTCCGCGAAGTGGCCGAACTGGGGCAGGAGCTGGCGGCCCTGGGGGACCGGACGCTCGGCGCCCGCACCCCGGCCCGCACCGCCCTCCTCTTCGACTGGGACAGCTGGTGGGCCCTGGAGATCTCCGACGGCCCCTCCCGGCTGGTCAAGTACCCGGACGTGGTGCACGCCTACTACCGGGCCGCCCGCGAGGCCGGCGCCGACGTGGACGTGATCGGGCAGACCGCCGACCTCTCGCCGTACGACGTGGTGCTCGCCCCCGCCCTCCACATGGTCAAGGGCGACCTCGCCACCCGCCTCGAAGACGTGGCCGCACGCGGCGGCACGGTCCTGACCACCTTCCTCTCCGGCCGCGTCGACGAGCACGACCGGGCCTTCCTCACCGATGTCCCCGGCCCGCTCGCCCCCCTCATGGGCATCCGCGTGGACGAATGGGACGCCCGCCCGCCGGATTTCATCCAGCCCGTCCCCGAACTGCCGGCGGAGGCACGGCTCGTCTTCGAGATCGTGCTGCCGCGCGGCGCCGAACCGGTCGCCACCTACGGCACCGACTTCTACGCGGGCACCCCCGCCGTCACCCGCCACCCGTTCGGCGACGGCGAGGGCTGGTACGTCGCCACCGCCCTCGACCAGCCCGGTGTCGACCAGGTCGTCCGCCGCATCCTGACCCGCCACGACCTGCTCGGCCCCTACGCCGACCACCCCGTCGTGGAGACCGCCACCCGGGTGGCCCCCGACGGCACCCGCCTGCTCTTCCTCCTCAACCACGCCCCCGAACCGGCCCTCCTGACCGCCCACACCACCGCCACCGACCTGCTCGCCGGCAAACGGGTCGAGCAGGGCGAACCCCTGGTCCTCGATCCCCTGGGCGTGGCGATTCTTCAGTAG
- a CDS encoding alpha-glucuronidase, with the protein MPLPVPALPEGVDPAWLPPAAFRAVGGRRTLIRGSGPLVETVHGEVAEACRRFGGRVVREARPDGATYDLVLGLGADDLGDEGFSCARADGTTTVTASGGRGLLYGLFHVVRLGEAAFTGGWARQTHRPALDLRMLDHWDNVAVHPVMGQVERGYAGGSLFWADGRARGDLERVRAYGRLLAACGINAVAVNNVNVHETEAHLLTDRIHEVAAIADVLRPYGVATHLSVSFAAPVVLGGLPTADPLDEAVRDWWGEATRRVYEAIPDFGGYVVKADSEGQPGPFAYGRSHAEGANMLAAALEPFGGTVHWRAFVYNHRQDWRDRTTDRARAAYDHFVPLDGEFAANAVLQVKHGPMDFQVREPVSPLIGAMPRTRLAVEVQATQEYTGQQRHVCWLGPMWSEVLRFRHEPEASVGERARGGLVAVSNAGDDPFWTGHPLAQANLYTFGRLAWRPDADPCEVLDEWIGLTFPEAPERLSDGLHAALDGSWRTYEKYTAPLGVGWMVQPGHHYGPSVDGYEYSPWGTYHFADRDGIGVDRSVASGTGYAGQYAKPWAELYESPDTCPDELLLFFHHVSYGHTLHSGKAVIQHIYDTHFEGVAEVEEARRVWAGLADLVEPGRHARVAERYEEQLRSAREWRDQINSYFFRKSGVPDERGRRIY; encoded by the coding sequence ATGCCGCTTCCCGTGCCCGCCCTGCCGGAGGGTGTCGACCCGGCCTGGCTGCCGCCCGCCGCCTTCCGGGCGGTCGGCGGCCGGCGGACGCTGATCCGTGGATCCGGTCCGCTGGTGGAGACGGTGCACGGGGAGGTGGCGGAGGCCTGCCGGCGGTTCGGGGGCCGGGTCGTGCGCGAGGCCCGGCCGGACGGTGCCACGTACGACCTGGTCCTCGGCCTCGGTGCCGACGACCTGGGCGACGAGGGCTTCAGCTGCGCGCGTGCGGACGGCACGACGACCGTCACCGCCTCCGGCGGGCGGGGGCTGCTGTACGGCCTGTTCCACGTCGTGCGCCTCGGTGAGGCGGCGTTCACCGGTGGGTGGGCGCGGCAGACGCACCGCCCCGCGCTCGACCTGCGGATGCTCGACCACTGGGACAACGTCGCCGTGCACCCGGTCATGGGCCAGGTGGAGCGCGGGTACGCGGGCGGCTCGCTGTTCTGGGCGGACGGGCGGGCGCGCGGCGACCTGGAGCGGGTGCGGGCGTACGGCAGGCTGCTCGCGGCGTGCGGGATCAACGCGGTCGCCGTCAACAACGTCAACGTGCACGAGACCGAGGCGCACCTGCTGACCGACCGGATCCACGAAGTGGCCGCGATCGCGGATGTGTTGCGGCCCTACGGGGTCGCCACTCATCTTTCCGTGTCCTTCGCCGCGCCGGTGGTGCTAGGCGGGCTGCCCACGGCCGATCCGCTGGACGAGGCGGTGCGCGACTGGTGGGGTGAGGCGACACGACGGGTGTACGAGGCGATCCCCGACTTCGGCGGGTACGTCGTGAAGGCCGACTCGGAGGGGCAGCCGGGCCCGTTCGCCTACGGCCGCAGTCATGCGGAGGGGGCGAACATGCTGGCGGCGGCGCTGGAGCCGTTCGGCGGCACGGTGCACTGGCGGGCGTTCGTCTACAACCACCGTCAGGACTGGCGGGACCGGACGACGGACCGGGCGCGGGCCGCGTACGACCATTTCGTGCCGCTGGACGGGGAGTTCGCGGCCAATGCCGTGCTCCAGGTGAAGCACGGACCGATGGACTTCCAGGTGCGGGAGCCGGTCTCGCCGCTGATCGGTGCCATGCCGCGCACTCGGCTCGCGGTGGAGGTGCAGGCCACGCAGGAGTACACCGGGCAGCAGCGGCATGTGTGCTGGCTGGGGCCGATGTGGAGCGAGGTGCTGCGGTTCCGGCACGAACCGGAGGCGTCCGTGGGAGAACGGGCGCGCGGCGGGCTGGTCGCCGTGTCCAACGCCGGTGACGATCCGTTCTGGACCGGGCACCCCCTCGCCCAGGCCAACCTGTACACCTTCGGGCGGCTGGCCTGGCGGCCGGACGCCGACCCGTGCGAGGTGCTCGACGAGTGGATCGGGCTGACCTTCCCGGAAGCCCCGGAACGCTTGTCCGACGGGTTGCACGCGGCCCTCGACGGCTCGTGGCGGACGTACGAGAAGTACACCGCTCCGCTCGGCGTGGGATGGATGGTGCAGCCGGGCCACCACTACGGGCCGAGCGTCGACGGCTACGAGTACAGCCCCTGGGGCACCTACCACTTCGCCGACCGGGACGGCATCGGCGTCGACCGCAGTGTGGCGAGCGGGACCGGGTACGCCGGGCAGTACGCCAAGCCGTGGGCCGAGCTGTACGAGTCGCCGGACACTTGCCCCGACGAACTGCTGCTGTTCTTCCATCACGTGTCGTACGGACACACACTGCACAGCGGCAAGGCGGTGATCCAGCACATCTACGACACGCACTTCGAGGGCGTGGCGGAGGTCGAGGAGGCCCGCCGTGTGTGGGCGGGTCTCGCGGACCTGGTCGAGCCGGGGCGCCACGCCCGGGTGGCGGAGCGCTACGAGGAGCAGCTCCGCAGCGCCCGCGAGTGGCGCGACCAGATCAACAGCTACTTCTTCCGCAAGTCGGGGGTGCCGGACGAGCGGGGGCGCCGGATCTACTGA
- the ngcE gene encoding N-acetylglucosamine/diacetylchitobiose ABC transporter substrate-binding protein, translated as MGSTSAENHGTEGVGRRDLIKRSAALGLISVPTMSFLSACASSGGDDSGDKAKAGKKTAKNPLGVNDTAGMEFVLFDGGFGKEYAEDAVKIYEKNFPKVKVKFSATQKIQSTLQPRFNQGTPPDLIDNSGAEQMDMGVLVGKNQLTDLTPLLDAPSYDDPGKKVRDTLRPGIVEMGQFDGEKVWILYYAYTVYGVWYSQKALDSLDEQYPETWDQMLAVCEKAKKKGMAGWTYAGKYPYYLPFSLYPMIGKVGGREVLDAIDNLEPNAWKHPAVKACFDAYYELYKKGYILKGTPGLDHIQSQTAWAEGKALFIPNGSWVENESAKVIPKDFDLAVSAPTGLDSSDKMPFGTIWASGGEPFIVPSKAKNAEGGMEQLRIMLSEASSKNFTSKVKSLTAYNGGTDGIALTPGLKSGVAALDKAGDNVVNPRMQDWYVQLQKEKIGVSGLGEMMAGRLTPAEAVKKIQGYADEAAKDSSIKHYKHQ; from the coding sequence ATGGGATCCACTTCCGCCGAGAACCACGGCACCGAGGGTGTCGGCCGCCGTGATCTGATCAAAAGGTCCGCCGCGCTCGGGCTGATCTCCGTTCCCACGATGAGCTTCCTGTCGGCCTGCGCCAGCAGCGGCGGCGACGACAGCGGGGACAAGGCCAAGGCCGGCAAGAAGACCGCGAAGAACCCGCTCGGCGTCAACGACACCGCGGGCATGGAATTCGTCCTGTTCGACGGCGGTTTCGGCAAGGAGTACGCCGAGGACGCCGTGAAGATCTACGAGAAGAACTTCCCCAAGGTGAAGGTGAAGTTCTCCGCCACCCAGAAGATCCAGTCCACCCTCCAGCCCCGCTTCAACCAGGGCACCCCGCCGGACCTCATCGACAACTCCGGCGCCGAGCAGATGGACATGGGCGTCCTGGTCGGCAAGAACCAGCTCACCGACCTCACCCCGCTGCTGGACGCGCCCTCCTACGACGACCCGGGCAAGAAGGTCCGCGACACGCTGCGCCCCGGCATCGTCGAGATGGGCCAGTTCGACGGCGAGAAGGTCTGGATCCTCTACTACGCCTACACCGTCTACGGCGTCTGGTACTCGCAGAAGGCCCTGGACTCGCTCGACGAGCAGTACCCCGAGACCTGGGACCAGATGCTCGCGGTCTGCGAGAAGGCCAAGAAGAAGGGCATGGCGGGCTGGACGTACGCGGGCAAGTACCCGTACTACCTCCCCTTCTCGCTCTACCCGATGATCGGCAAGGTCGGCGGCCGCGAGGTCCTCGACGCCATCGACAACCTGGAGCCGAACGCCTGGAAGCACCCGGCCGTCAAAGCCTGCTTCGACGCGTACTACGAGCTCTACAAGAAGGGCTACATCCTCAAGGGCACCCCGGGCCTGGACCACATCCAGTCGCAGACCGCCTGGGCCGAGGGCAAGGCGCTGTTCATCCCCAACGGCTCCTGGGTGGAGAACGAGTCTGCCAAGGTCATCCCGAAGGACTTCGACCTGGCCGTCTCCGCGCCCACCGGCCTCGACTCCTCCGACAAGATGCCGTTCGGCACCATCTGGGCCTCCGGCGGCGAGCCCTTCATCGTCCCGTCCAAGGCGAAGAACGCCGAAGGCGGCATGGAGCAACTGCGCATCATGCTCAGCGAGGCGTCCTCGAAGAACTTCACCAGCAAGGTGAAGTCATTGACCGCGTACAACGGCGGAACCGACGGCATCGCCCTCACCCCGGGTCTGAAGTCGGGCGTCGCGGCCCTGGACAAGGCCGGGGATAACGTGGTGAATCCCCGTATGCAGGACTGGTACGTGCAGTTGCAGAAGGAGAAGATCGGCGTGTCCGGCCTGGGGGAGATGATGGCCGGCCGTCTCACTCCGGCCGAGGCCGTCAAGAAGATCCAGGGCTACGCCGACGAGGCCGCCAAGGACAGCTCGATCAAGCACTACAAGCACCAGTAA